One Triticum dicoccoides isolate Atlit2015 ecotype Zavitan chromosome 4B, WEW_v2.0, whole genome shotgun sequence genomic window carries:
- the LOC119291713 gene encoding E3 ubiquitin-protein ligase Os03g0188200-like, which yields MARGQITLLLLFLLLSSTALPSLAQQTNSTGHTRSSRTAGGFTPTTVVVLVILIAAFVVLTLFSIYINRCTGGHPVPRRPFRSTAPDQPVDAAAHSDRCRPRGIDREVVEAFPTAVYGDVKARMATTKSGPLECAVCLTEFEDSDELRVLPACCHVFHPDCIDPWLAGAVTCPLCRADLTETPAIPAGAESRGYLTDTAVQEEPEELDEECSVVSFTAESLTSFSTVWRHEFTGAEYNHYRRTQSAMDAPDRHTLRLPEHVMKELAAVRRHRRAASLAAEYPDTADQRTPGWLTSFLRSMSWQRQSRGDSDAGEEHGGSKRIHPVAGAPVEKPSGSGSGGDEKKESSDVDALNRV from the coding sequence ATGGCTCGCGGCCAGATCACactgctcctcctcttcctcctgctcTCATCGACCGCGCTCCCGTCTCTGGCTCAACAGACCAACAGCACGGGCCACACCCGTTCCTCCAGAACCGCCGGCGGGTTCACGCCCACCACCGTCGTCGTGCTCGTCATCCTCATCGCGGCCTTCGTCGTCCTCACGCTCTTTTCGATCTACATCAACCGCTGCACCGGCGGGCACCCTGTCCCTCGCCGGCCGTTCCGTAGCACGGCCCCAGATCAGCCCGTCGATGCCGCCGCCCACTCGGATCGCTGCCGCCCCCGCGGCATCGACAGGGAGGTCGTGGAGGCCTTCCCGACGGCAGTCTACGGCGATGTGAAGGCGCGCATGGCGACCACCAAGTCGGGCCCGCTCGAGTGCGCCGTCTGCCTCACCGAGTTCGAGGACAGCGACGAGCTCCGGGTCCTCCCGGCGTGCTGCCACGTCTTCCACCCGGACTGCATCGACCCGTGGCTCGCCGGCGCGGTCACCTGCCCGCTCTGCCGGGCCGACCTCACCGAGACCCCCGCGATCCCGGCCGGCGCCGAGAGCCGCGGCTACCTGACGGACACGGCCGTGCAGGAGGAGCCGGAGGAGCTCGACGAGGAGTGCTCGGTGGTCTCTTTCACGGCTGAATCTCTCACCAGTTTCAGCACGGTATGGAGGCACGAGTTCACGGGCGCGGAGTACAACCACTACCGCAGAACGCAGTCGGCCATGGACGCGCCGGACCGGCACACTCTCAGGCTGCCGGAGCACGTCATGAAGGAGCTCGCCGCCGTCCGGAGGCACCGGCGAGCGGCTAGCCTCGCCGCAGAGTACCCGGACACCGCGGATCAGAGGACACCGGGGTGGCTGACCTCGTTCCTGCGGTCCATGTCCTGGCAGCGGCAGAGCcgcggggactcggacgccggggaGGAACACGGCGGCAGCAAACGGATTCATCCCGTGGCCGGTGCGCCGGTTGAAAAACCGAGTGGGTCGGGGTCCGGCGGGGACGAGAAAAAAGAGAGCTCCGACGTTGACGCGTTAAACCGGGTTTGA